The Streptomyces sp. NBC_01689 genome includes a window with the following:
- the cysS gene encoding cysteine--tRNA ligase, with protein MTIRLYDTSARQIRDFSPLKPGCVSIYLCGATVQAAPHIGHIRSGLNFDIMRRWFEYRGYDVTFIRNVTDIDDKIITKSAEQGRPWWTIGYENERAFNDGYDALGCLPPSYEPRATGHVTEMVEMMRGLIERGHAYEADGNVYFDVRSFPGYLQLSNQELDNLLQPSGEGETGKRDPRDFAMWKAAKPGEPTWETPWGRGRPGWHLECSAMAHKYLGSAFDIHGGGLDLIFPHHENEIAQAKAFGDEFARYWVHNAWVTMSGEKMSKSLGNSVLVSEMVKQWRPIVLRYYLGTPHYRSMIEYSEEALREAESAFARIEGFAQRVTELAGGVVEPVAEVPPAFAEAMDDDLGVPQALAVVHTTVRQGNSALAADDKEAAVARLAEVRAMLGVLGLDPLDPAWAVESDRGEDLHGVVDTLVRLVLQQREAARGRKDWATADAIRDQLNQSGLVIEDGPQGPRWTLGPR; from the coding sequence GTGACCATTCGCCTGTACGACACCAGCGCCCGGCAGATCCGTGACTTCTCCCCGCTCAAGCCGGGTTGTGTCTCGATCTACCTGTGTGGCGCCACCGTGCAGGCCGCCCCGCACATCGGGCACATCCGCTCCGGTCTCAACTTCGACATCATGCGCCGCTGGTTCGAGTACCGCGGATACGACGTCACGTTCATCCGGAACGTGACCGACATCGACGACAAGATCATCACCAAGTCGGCCGAACAGGGCCGCCCTTGGTGGACGATCGGGTACGAGAACGAGCGCGCCTTCAACGACGGCTACGACGCGCTGGGCTGCCTCCCGCCCAGCTACGAGCCGCGCGCGACCGGGCACGTGACCGAGATGGTCGAGATGATGCGCGGGCTCATCGAGCGCGGTCACGCGTACGAGGCGGACGGCAACGTCTACTTCGACGTGCGGTCCTTCCCGGGCTATCTGCAGCTGTCCAACCAGGAGCTGGACAACCTGCTCCAGCCCTCCGGCGAGGGCGAGACCGGCAAGCGGGACCCGCGTGACTTCGCCATGTGGAAGGCCGCCAAGCCCGGTGAGCCCACCTGGGAGACCCCGTGGGGACGCGGCCGGCCCGGCTGGCACCTGGAATGCAGCGCCATGGCGCACAAGTACCTGGGCAGCGCGTTCGACATCCACGGCGGCGGCCTGGACCTGATCTTCCCGCACCACGAGAACGAGATCGCGCAGGCCAAGGCCTTCGGGGACGAGTTCGCCAGGTACTGGGTGCACAACGCCTGGGTCACCATGAGCGGCGAGAAGATGTCCAAGTCCCTGGGCAACTCCGTGCTCGTGAGCGAGATGGTCAAGCAGTGGCGCCCCATCGTGCTGCGCTACTACCTCGGCACGCCGCACTACCGCTCGATGATCGAGTACAGCGAAGAGGCCCTGCGCGAGGCGGAGTCGGCGTTCGCGCGGATCGAGGGGTTCGCGCAGCGGGTGACGGAGCTGGCGGGGGGCGTCGTCGAGCCCGTCGCCGAGGTGCCGCCCGCGTTCGCCGAGGCCATGGACGACGACCTCGGGGTGCCGCAGGCGCTCGCCGTGGTGCACACGACCGTGCGGCAGGGCAACTCCGCCCTGGCCGCCGACGACAAGGAAGCCGCCGTGGCGCGGCTCGCGGAGGTCCGGGCCATGCTCGGCGTCCTCGGCCTCGACCCGCTCGACCCGGCGTGGGCCGTCGAGAGCGACCGCGGTGAGGACCTGCACGGGGTCGTCGACACCCTCGTACGCCTGGTGCTGCAGCAGCGCGAGGCGGCGCGGGGCCGGAAGGACTGGGCGACCGCGGACGCCATCCGCGACCAGCTCAACCAGTCGGGTCTCGTCATCGAGGACGGCCCGCAGGGACCCCGGTGGACACTCGGCCCGCGCTGA
- the rlmB gene encoding 23S rRNA (guanosine(2251)-2'-O)-methyltransferase RlmB, with amino-acid sequence MAANNRRMSGKKGAQVGSGGQRRRGLEGKGPTPPAEMRKGHKKNRIANVKAKQSARRPAPRGRGGKGTSEMVVGRNPVVEALREGVPASTLYVQQFIDNDERVREALQLVGERGGIHLMEAPRPELDRMTNGLNHQGLVLQVPPYEYAHPEDLVAAAFDEGQDPLIVALDGVTDPRNLGAVVRSASAFGGHGVVVPERRAAGMTAGAWKTSAGAAARTPVARAANLTRALEAYKKAGLVVVGLAADGEAEVGDLEALGGPVVIVVGSEGKGLSRLVGETCDFRVRIPMPGGAESLNAGVAAGVVLYEAARRRA; translated from the coding sequence ATGGCCGCTAACAACCGCCGCATGTCCGGCAAGAAGGGCGCGCAGGTCGGCAGTGGCGGCCAGCGACGCCGGGGCCTGGAGGGCAAGGGCCCGACCCCGCCCGCCGAGATGCGCAAGGGACACAAGAAGAACCGCATCGCCAACGTCAAGGCCAAGCAGAGCGCGCGCCGTCCCGCCCCGCGCGGGCGCGGCGGCAAGGGCACGTCCGAGATGGTCGTCGGGCGCAACCCCGTGGTCGAGGCGCTGCGCGAGGGCGTGCCCGCGTCGACGCTGTACGTGCAGCAGTTCATCGACAACGACGAGCGCGTCCGGGAGGCCCTCCAGCTGGTGGGCGAGCGCGGGGGCATCCACCTCATGGAGGCCCCGCGCCCGGAGCTGGACCGCATGACCAACGGGCTCAACCACCAGGGCCTCGTCCTGCAGGTCCCGCCGTACGAGTACGCGCACCCGGAGGACCTCGTCGCCGCCGCCTTCGACGAGGGCCAGGACCCGTTGATCGTCGCCCTCGACGGGGTGACCGACCCCCGGAACCTGGGTGCCGTGGTCCGCTCCGCCTCGGCCTTCGGCGGTCACGGTGTCGTCGTGCCCGAGCGGCGCGCGGCCGGGATGACCGCCGGTGCCTGGAAGACCTCGGCCGGCGCCGCCGCCCGTACGCCCGTCGCGCGCGCCGCCAACCTGACGCGGGCCCTGGAGGCGTACAAGAAGGCCGGTCTCGTCGTGGTCGGTCTCGCCGCGGACGGCGAGGCCGAGGTCGGTGACCTGGAGGCGCTCGGCGGTCCCGTCGTCATCGTCGTCGGCAGCGAGGGCAAGGGGCTGTCCCGGCTCGTCGGGGAGACCTGCGACTTCCGGGTGCGGATCCCGATGCCCGGTGGCGCGGAGTCGCTGAACGCCGGTGTGGCGGCGGGAGTCGTGCTGTACGAGGCGGCCCGGCGACGCGCCTGA
- a CDS encoding DoxX family membrane protein yields the protein MDTRTPRTPTGDRSSGFDDAPALSMVKVPSDPAQVIVNHVSFRVQLGAASRPRSLRVARHLSPGGAPRMPVGGTAGRAGAPGQGGTGTRRRAPVVWSGKSAPDDTGAHRLLQAVRSTSVRHGAVPAGDAGATQVIPRYDEHQGYEGDLTVETVETPLVGSQRTPSSGYDSGYDSARTGGTSLPPEGRLLPNMRSVDSAYDEPRYGGGEFAGGEGDDGYAYGYDDYQDETAEPPVRRQGADSPRQGYYPGRRMNLGVVLLPLRVFLGFISIYAGMGKLCDPVYFDGGKRGSMVKWLNTLHPWEVAEPLRQFALQHPVGSGLVIAFFQVIVGVLTVLGLWQRVAAVVGAMLSAALIVTVSWKTVPAYDAPDIIYLAAWSPLIIAGAPVYSVDGRLASEAWRTLGPRADIWDLRRRVLRRGALVSAVVIGLTLLVGSLLGGAVRDADRVVVPGPGEAPRNELPGTPLPQEPGSPQRRTSSPSASAKEPTHSGSSSPSGPATTPGATRATGGTVSSGGPSQTQGAAGQAPPRQSAPVHQAPSTSAGPTSTGGGTGGGSGGGGSTGTGAGGTSGGSSSGGGTSGGSDKLVGGLLG from the coding sequence GTGGACACCAGAACACCCCGCACACCCACGGGGGACCGCTCGTCGGGATTCGACGACGCTCCCGCGCTGAGCATGGTGAAGGTGCCGAGCGATCCGGCGCAGGTCATCGTCAATCATGTGAGCTTCCGCGTGCAGCTCGGCGCTGCGTCGCGGCCCCGATCCCTGCGCGTCGCACGGCACTTGAGCCCCGGCGGTGCCCCGCGGATGCCCGTCGGCGGTACGGCGGGCAGAGCGGGCGCGCCCGGCCAGGGCGGCACCGGTACCCGTCGTCGCGCGCCCGTCGTCTGGAGCGGGAAATCCGCGCCCGACGACACCGGCGCGCACCGCCTGCTGCAGGCCGTGCGGAGCACGAGCGTCCGGCACGGCGCGGTCCCGGCGGGCGACGCCGGCGCGACGCAGGTCATCCCGCGCTACGACGAACACCAGGGCTACGAGGGCGATCTGACCGTCGAGACGGTCGAGACACCGCTCGTCGGCAGCCAGCGCACCCCCTCCTCCGGGTACGACTCGGGGTACGACTCCGCCCGGACCGGAGGAACCTCCCTCCCCCCGGAGGGCCGGCTGCTGCCGAACATGCGCAGCGTAGACAGCGCGTACGACGAACCGCGCTACGGGGGCGGGGAGTTCGCCGGCGGCGAGGGTGACGACGGCTACGCCTACGGCTACGACGACTACCAGGACGAGACGGCCGAACCGCCGGTCAGGCGGCAGGGCGCGGACTCGCCGCGGCAGGGGTACTACCCCGGCCGCCGGATGAATCTCGGCGTGGTGCTGCTTCCGCTCCGCGTCTTCCTCGGGTTCATCTCCATCTACGCCGGCATGGGCAAGCTGTGCGATCCCGTCTACTTCGACGGCGGCAAGCGCGGCTCCATGGTGAAGTGGCTGAACACCCTGCACCCGTGGGAAGTCGCCGAGCCGCTGCGGCAGTTCGCGCTCCAGCACCCGGTCGGCTCGGGGCTCGTCATCGCCTTCTTCCAGGTCATCGTGGGCGTGCTCACGGTCCTCGGTCTGTGGCAGCGGGTCGCCGCGGTGGTCGGCGCGATGCTGTCGGCCGCGCTCATCGTCACCGTCAGCTGGAAGACCGTCCCCGCGTACGACGCGCCGGACATCATCTACCTCGCCGCCTGGTCCCCGCTGATCATCGCCGGTGCTCCCGTCTACTCGGTGGACGGCCGTCTGGCGAGCGAGGCGTGGCGCACCCTCGGGCCGCGCGCCGACATCTGGGACCTGCGTCGGCGTGTGCTGCGCCGCGGCGCGCTGGTCTCGGCGGTCGTCATCGGGCTCACGCTGCTGGTCGGCTCGCTGCTGGGCGGCGCCGTCCGGGACGCCGACCGGGTGGTCGTGCCGGGACCGGGCGAGGCCCCGCGCAACGAGCTGCCCGGCACCCCGCTGCCCCAGGAGCCGGGCTCTCCCCAGCGGAGGACCAGCAGCCCGTCGGCCTCCGCGAAGGAGCCCACCCACAGTGGTTCCTCGTCGCCCTCGGGCCCGGCCACCACGCCGGGCGCGACCCGCGCGACGGGCGGCACGGTCAGCAGCGGCGGACCCAGCCAGACGCAGGGTGCCGCCGGTCAGGCGCCGCCGAGGCAGTCCGCGCCGGTCCACCAGGCGCCCAGTACGAGCGCGGGCCCGACGTCCACCGGCGGCGGCACCGGCGGTGGCAGCGGCGGCGGCGGTTCCACGGGCACGGGTGCGGGTGGCACGTCCGGTGGTTCGAGCTCCGGCGGCGGTACGTCCGGCGGCTCGGACAAGCTGGTCGGCGGCCTGCTCGGGTAG
- a CDS encoding nucleotidyltransferase family protein, with the protein MTDPNAASRPVQAVVLAGGQGSRLRPYTDDRPKPMVEIPGTGTPIIGHQLTWLAEEGVTDVVVSCGHLAEVLQEWLDSAHLPVDVITVVEKEPLGRGGGLKYAAAHLPHPDRPWYATNGDIWTRFSLRDMADFHTERDAVATLALARPRIPWGAVETDDFGRVTDFIESPPTTYEINAGVYVFSAGFADLLPERGDHERTTFPHLARERRLAGFSLPQGAYWRAIDTAKDLTEAAKELAALGR; encoded by the coding sequence ATGACCGATCCGAACGCCGCGTCGCGCCCCGTTCAAGCCGTCGTCCTGGCCGGCGGCCAGGGCTCCCGGCTGCGCCCGTACACCGACGACCGGCCCAAGCCGATGGTCGAGATCCCGGGCACCGGGACCCCGATCATCGGCCACCAGCTGACCTGGCTCGCCGAAGAGGGCGTGACCGACGTCGTCGTCTCCTGCGGCCACCTCGCCGAAGTCCTCCAGGAGTGGCTGGACTCGGCCCACCTCCCGGTCGACGTCATAACGGTCGTCGAGAAGGAACCCCTGGGCCGCGGCGGCGGCCTCAAGTACGCCGCAGCGCACCTCCCTCACCCGGACCGGCCCTGGTACGCGACCAACGGCGACATCTGGACCCGCTTCTCGCTGCGCGACATGGCGGACTTCCACACCGAGCGCGACGCCGTCGCCACCCTCGCCCTGGCCCGCCCCCGCATCCCGTGGGGCGCCGTCGAGACGGACGACTTCGGACGGGTGACGGACTTCATCGAGTCACCGCCGACCACCTACGAGATCAACGCGGGCGTCTACGTCTTCTCCGCCGGCTTCGCCGATCTGCTCCCCGAGCGCGGCGACCACGAGCGCACCACGTTCCCGCACCTGGCCCGCGAACGCCGGCTGGCCGGCTTCTCCCTCCCCCAGGGCGCCTACTGGCGCGCGATCGACACGGCGAAGGACCTCACCGAGGCCGCCAAGGAGCTCGCCGCGCTCGGCCGCTGA
- a CDS encoding ABC transporter ATP-binding protein translates to MATVSFDKATRIYPGSEKPAVDALEIDIEDGEFLVLVGPSGCGKSTSLRMLAGLEDVNAGAIRIGDRDVTHLPPKDRDIAMVFQNYALYPHMTVADNMGFALKIAGVNKAEIRQKVEDAAKILDLTEYLGRKPKALSGGQRQRVAMGRAIVREPQVFLMDEPLSNLDAKLRVSTRTQIASLQRRLGITTVYVTHDQVEAMTMGDRVAVLKDGLLQQVDSPRNMYDRPANLFVAGFIGSPAMNLVEVPITDGGVKFGNSVVPVNREALKAAADKGDRTVTVGVRPEHFDIVEHNGEAAKSLSKDAEDAPAGLAVSVNVVEELGADGYVYGSAKVGDELKDLVVRVSGRAVPDKGATLHVVPRPGETHVFSTSTGERLSD, encoded by the coding sequence ATGGCCACTGTCTCGTTCGACAAGGCGACCCGGATCTACCCGGGTTCCGAGAAGCCCGCCGTCGATGCCCTGGAGATCGACATCGAGGACGGCGAGTTCCTCGTCCTCGTCGGTCCCTCCGGCTGCGGCAAGTCCACCTCGCTCCGCATGCTCGCGGGGCTCGAGGACGTGAACGCCGGCGCCATCCGCATCGGTGACCGCGACGTCACGCACCTGCCGCCCAAGGACCGGGACATCGCCATGGTGTTCCAGAACTACGCGCTGTACCCGCACATGACCGTCGCCGACAACATGGGCTTCGCGCTCAAGATCGCCGGTGTCAACAAGGCCGAGATCCGCCAGAAGGTCGAGGACGCGGCGAAGATCCTCGACCTCACCGAGTACCTCGGCCGCAAGCCGAAGGCCCTCTCCGGCGGTCAGCGCCAGCGTGTCGCGATGGGCCGTGCCATCGTGCGCGAGCCGCAGGTCTTCCTCATGGACGAGCCGCTGTCGAACCTCGACGCCAAGCTCCGCGTCTCCACCCGTACGCAGATCGCCTCGCTGCAGCGCCGCCTCGGCATCACCACGGTGTACGTCACCCACGACCAGGTCGAGGCCATGACCATGGGCGACCGGGTCGCCGTGCTCAAGGACGGTCTGCTCCAGCAGGTCGACTCGCCGCGCAACATGTACGACCGCCCCGCGAACCTCTTCGTCGCCGGGTTCATCGGCTCCCCGGCCATGAACCTCGTCGAGGTCCCGATCACGGACGGCGGCGTGAAGTTCGGCAACTCCGTCGTCCCGGTCAACCGTGAGGCCCTCAAGGCCGCCGCGGACAAGGGCGACCGCACCGTCACGGTCGGTGTCCGCCCGGAGCACTTCGACATCGTCGAGCACAACGGCGAGGCCGCCAAGTCGCTGTCGAAGGACGCCGAGGACGCCCCGGCCGGCCTCGCCGTCTCGGTGAACGTCGTCGAGGAGCTCGGCGCCGACGGCTACGTCTACGGCAGCGCCAAGGTCGGCGACGAGCTCAAGGACCTCGTCGTTCGCGTCAGCGGCCGCGCCGTCCCGGACAAGGGCGCCACGCTCCACGTGGTGCCGCGCCCGGGCGAGACCCACGTGTTCTCGACCTCCACCGGCGAGCGTCTCTCCGACTGA
- a CDS encoding DUF4253 domain-containing protein translates to MTSQDPPGAVPEALRALPAGLPAGRLRAPDEDGGCPRSPVLWISDEPLDDADVWWERLGRRRPATGLRPVLFEFRDDPLRPGDARDGSGTEVERRFLDEWRGHRRRRAEWAALPPVPPCPEEEEFDWPDGSPPFDAWPGLAVAPPPVPEAEADDRAVVAAAHLVREEPLCHLALVPAARSADIPAAIGWTGTNGRLSAGDLSGVLRSWEDRFGARLVGLGHGTAFVSAAAGPAGLDEAHRLALEHYLTSPDTVEQGMVTFSEYAAGLLGRPIWRLWWD, encoded by the coding sequence ATGACATCCCAGGACCCGCCCGGAGCCGTACCCGAGGCCCTGCGGGCGCTTCCCGCCGGACTGCCCGCCGGACGGCTCCGCGCACCGGACGAGGACGGCGGGTGCCCGCGGTCCCCGGTGCTGTGGATCAGTGACGAACCGCTGGACGACGCGGACGTGTGGTGGGAGCGCCTCGGCCGTCGCCGGCCGGCGACGGGCCTGCGTCCCGTCCTGTTCGAGTTCCGCGACGACCCGCTGCGCCCGGGGGACGCCCGGGACGGATCGGGGACGGAGGTGGAGCGCCGCTTCCTGGACGAGTGGCGCGGCCACCGGCGGCGTCGGGCGGAGTGGGCGGCCCTCCCGCCGGTGCCCCCGTGCCCCGAGGAGGAGGAGTTCGACTGGCCCGACGGCAGCCCGCCCTTCGACGCCTGGCCCGGCCTGGCCGTGGCACCTCCACCGGTACCGGAGGCGGAGGCCGACGACCGCGCCGTCGTGGCGGCGGCACACCTGGTGCGGGAGGAGCCGCTGTGCCATCTCGCCCTCGTCCCGGCGGCCCGGAGCGCCGACATCCCGGCCGCGATCGGATGGACCGGCACGAACGGCCGGCTGTCCGCCGGTGACCTGTCCGGGGTACTGCGCTCCTGGGAGGACCGCTTCGGCGCCCGGCTCGTCGGCCTCGGTCACGGGACCGCCTTCGTCTCGGCGGCCGCCGGGCCCGCCGGCCTCGACGAGGCCCACCGGCTCGCCCTGGAGCACTACCTCACCAGCCCCGACACCGTCGAGCAGGGCATGGTCACGTTCTCCGAGTACGCCGCCGGGCTCCTCGGACGACCGATCTGGCGCCTGTGGTGGGACTGA
- a CDS encoding VMAP-C domain-containing protein has translation MDALQSSATVSQAGSREIWREMLAGELDSPVEPFGGDRLRPWLLQVVKACTAVGDGLACLVRSLEYVEQQSATVVELWPLVDEWEAVDFFNNADLGRLQPVLLSMGSSDLAVMARRSSRSRVQELPAWCRTGWQVFLRLAGENSPAGELPPSMAFLALSADRLVEDGQAEAAEVLRRFNRGQAAALGVEGLLAERQQADFPHPEPSLVPAYLMIQFEPDRIETDRYYLSHWRQSDSEGWHPVRGETAHLRREELPGAVERLIEEAEEKWADLRQPVILEFILPWELLNEPVEWWSKESGSGAPTPLVLDYPVVVRSIERLQRAAWHRPWHNKWRQLRERPADSHPHWSSPERDGAYFFHLERELKEDQHAVCLVLSQPPGDDAGTGRREVLAGLRAGVPAMIWHRSDCADPKFKDAIGEILQDRGLGSLAERVGEWRREALALGPAAWDGHVGRHLAILLDDPERKPSPPGPV, from the coding sequence GTGGACGCACTGCAGAGCTCGGCCACGGTGAGCCAGGCCGGCAGCCGTGAGATCTGGCGGGAGATGCTGGCCGGTGAACTGGACTCGCCGGTGGAACCGTTCGGCGGTGACCGCCTGCGGCCCTGGCTGCTGCAGGTGGTGAAGGCGTGCACGGCCGTCGGTGACGGCCTGGCCTGCCTGGTCCGGTCGCTGGAGTACGTGGAGCAGCAGTCGGCGACGGTCGTGGAGCTGTGGCCGCTCGTGGACGAGTGGGAGGCCGTCGACTTCTTCAACAACGCGGACCTGGGGCGTCTGCAGCCCGTCCTGCTGTCGATGGGGTCCTCGGACCTGGCCGTCATGGCGCGCCGCTCCAGCCGGTCCCGGGTGCAGGAGCTGCCCGCGTGGTGCCGGACGGGTTGGCAGGTGTTCCTGCGGCTCGCCGGGGAGAACTCCCCGGCCGGTGAACTCCCGCCCAGCATGGCCTTCCTCGCGCTGTCGGCCGACCGGCTGGTGGAGGACGGACAGGCGGAGGCCGCCGAGGTGCTGCGCCGCTTCAACCGCGGCCAGGCCGCCGCCCTGGGCGTGGAGGGACTGCTGGCCGAGCGGCAGCAGGCGGACTTCCCGCATCCGGAGCCCTCCCTCGTCCCCGCCTATCTCATGATCCAGTTCGAGCCGGACCGGATCGAGACGGACCGCTACTACCTCTCGCACTGGCGGCAGTCCGACTCCGAGGGCTGGCACCCCGTGCGCGGCGAGACGGCCCATCTGCGCAGGGAGGAGCTGCCGGGCGCGGTGGAGCGGCTGATCGAGGAGGCCGAGGAGAAGTGGGCCGATCTGCGGCAGCCGGTGATCCTCGAGTTCATACTCCCCTGGGAGCTGCTGAACGAGCCCGTCGAGTGGTGGTCGAAGGAGTCCGGTTCCGGGGCCCCGACCCCGCTGGTCCTGGACTATCCGGTGGTGGTGCGCAGCATCGAGAGGCTGCAGCGTGCCGCCTGGCACCGGCCCTGGCACAACAAATGGCGGCAGCTGCGCGAGCGCCCGGCGGACAGCCATCCGCACTGGAGCAGTCCGGAGCGGGACGGCGCGTACTTCTTCCACCTGGAGCGCGAGCTGAAGGAGGACCAGCACGCGGTGTGCCTGGTGCTCAGCCAGCCGCCGGGCGACGACGCGGGCACCGGCCGCCGTGAGGTGCTGGCGGGGCTGCGGGCCGGGGTGCCCGCGATGATCTGGCACCGCAGCGACTGCGCGGACCCGAAGTTCAAGGACGCCATCGGCGAGATCCTGCAGGACCGCGGGCTGGGCAGCCTGGCGGAACGGGTCGGGGAGTGGCGCCGGGAGGCGCTGGCCCTGGGCCCGGCGGCCTGGGACGGGCACGTCGGTCGCCATCTGGCCATTCTGCTCGACGATCCCGAGCGCAAGCCGAGCCCGCCCGGACCGGTGTAG